The Marivivens sp. LCG002 genome contains a region encoding:
- the moaA gene encoding GTP 3',8-cyclase MoaA, with product MTPTLVDPFQRAIRYLRVSVTDRCDFRCVYCMSENMTFLPKKDLLTLEELDRLCSAFVNLGVEKLRITGGEPLVRRDIMTFFRSMSRHLESGALKELTVTTNGSQLAKYAQDLASAGVRRINVSLDTLDEQKFADITRWGRLPQVLKGIDAAQEAGLRVKINTVALKGFNEDELFSLTEWCASRDLDLTFIEVMPMGDIGNEDRLGQYWALSDLRARLAERYTVRDTDERSGGPARYVRLEETGQKIGFITPLTHNFCESCNRVRITCTGEIYTCLGQEGHSDLRAPLRASEDPAHIEDAIRRAIALKPKGHDFDYSRQDVQGKMSRHMSHTGG from the coding sequence ATGACCCCAACTCTGGTTGATCCTTTTCAGCGGGCCATCCGCTATCTTCGCGTCTCGGTGACGGATCGCTGCGATTTCCGCTGCGTCTATTGCATGTCCGAGAATATGACGTTCCTTCCCAAAAAGGACCTTCTGACGCTTGAGGAACTGGATCGGCTGTGCTCGGCCTTCGTTAATCTCGGCGTTGAAAAACTTCGGATTACAGGGGGGGAACCGCTGGTTCGCCGCGATATCATGACGTTCTTCCGTTCGATGTCCCGCCACCTTGAAAGCGGGGCACTCAAAGAGCTGACCGTCACAACGAACGGCTCCCAACTCGCCAAATATGCCCAAGACCTCGCCTCTGCGGGAGTGCGCCGTATCAACGTTTCGCTTGATACGCTGGACGAGCAGAAGTTCGCCGACATCACTCGTTGGGGCCGCCTACCTCAGGTTCTCAAAGGGATCGACGCCGCGCAGGAGGCGGGGCTTCGGGTGAAAATCAACACCGTTGCACTCAAGGGGTTCAACGAAGACGAGCTCTTCTCGCTCACCGAATGGTGCGCAAGCCGCGATCTGGATCTGACCTTTATCGAGGTCATGCCGATGGGCGACATCGGCAACGAGGACCGTCTCGGGCAATACTGGGCGCTCTCGGACCTGCGCGCCCGCCTTGCGGAACGCTACACGGTTCGGGACACGGACGAGCGGTCTGGCGGGCCTGCCCGCTATGTCAGGCTCGAGGAAACGGGGCAGAAGATCGGATTTATCACCCCGCTCACCCATAATTTCTGCGAAAGCTGTAACCGTGTGCGGATCACCTGCACAGGCGAGATTTACACCTGTCTCGGTCAGGAGGGTCATTCGGACCTCCGCGCGCCGCTCCGCGCCTCGGAAGATCCCGCCCATATCGAGGACGCCATCCGCCGCGCCATCGCGCTCAAGCCCAAGGGCCACGACTTCGATTATTCGCGTCAGGATGTTCAGGGGAAGATGAGCCGCCACATGTCCCACACGGGCGGCTGA
- a CDS encoding GNAT family protein codes for MSWPTPVTLEGKHVRLCPLSRDHSADLAEASADGDLSRLWYTSVPSPEGVPAEIERRLGLQATGSMLPFAICTPDGKAVGMTTYMNIDATNKRVEIGSTWYRKSVQRSPLNTEAKRLLLAHAFDTLGCIAVEFRTHFMNHQSRAAIERLGAKMDGVLRSHMVMADGSLRDTVVYSIIASEWPAVRAHLTWKLEQPR; via the coding sequence ATGAGCTGGCCCACCCCCGTCACGCTTGAGGGAAAGCACGTTCGTCTTTGCCCTCTGAGCCGTGACCACTCCGCTGATCTGGCCGAAGCCTCTGCGGACGGCGACCTGTCGCGGCTTTGGTATACGAGCGTCCCTTCGCCCGAAGGCGTCCCTGCTGAAATCGAGCGCCGTCTCGGACTTCAGGCGACCGGTTCCATGCTCCCCTTCGCGATCTGCACGCCTGATGGCAAGGCTGTGGGTATGACCACCTATATGAACATCGATGCCACCAATAAACGCGTCGAGATCGGGTCCACGTGGTATCGCAAATCCGTCCAGCGCAGCCCTCTCAACACCGAAGCAAAGCGTCTTCTCCTTGCCCATGCCTTCGACACTTTGGGCTGCATTGCGGTGGAATTCCGAACCCACTTCATGAACCATCAGAGCCGCGCCGCCATTGAGCGCTTGGGCGCGAAAATGGACGGCGTTCTGCGCTCGCATATGGTCATGGCGGACGGATCGCTGCGGGACACGGTTGTCTATTCGATCATCGCAAGCGAATGGCCCGCCGTTCGCGCCCATCTGACATGGAAACTGGAGCAACCTCGGTGA
- a CDS encoding type III PLP-dependent enzyme: protein MTMTTASFASAKTESLSFDASRLDQYVAAHDFDRPTLVIDVDRVEQQYHALKAGLGRADIHYAVKANPAVEVIERLVQLGSHFDAASRPEIEICLSQGAKPHQISFGNTIKRPSDIVWAFNAGITLFAADADEELYKIAEHAPGSDVYIRLIVEVSQADWPLTRKFGCDRDTALRLCDLAKELGLNPVGFSFHVGSQTRQAAMWEPSLEALAEIWHAAKAAGHDLTLLNIGGGFPAFYDEEIQAPTDYAAAVMELVIAKFGEVERIMAEPGRGMVAEAGVIVSEVLLVSRKSDRDMHRWVYLSIGRFSGLAETEGEAIRYKFETPRDEDAMGPCIMAGPSCDSADVLYEKRPMPLPLTLKAGDRVLIRNTGAYTSTYSSVCFNGFPPLDVVCI from the coding sequence ATGACCATGACGACTGCGAGCTTCGCTTCGGCGAAAACCGAATCCCTGTCTTTTGACGCTTCCCGTCTCGACCAATATGTCGCGGCCCACGACTTTGATCGTCCGACCCTTGTGATCGACGTGGACCGTGTCGAACAGCAGTATCACGCGCTCAAGGCAGGTCTTGGCCGCGCCGACATCCACTATGCCGTCAAGGCGAATCCCGCTGTCGAAGTGATCGAGCGCCTTGTGCAGCTCGGTTCGCATTTCGACGCCGCCTCGCGCCCCGAGATTGAAATCTGCCTGTCGCAGGGTGCAAAGCCGCACCAGATTTCTTTTGGCAATACGATCAAGCGTCCCTCGGATATCGTTTGGGCCTTTAACGCAGGGATCACGCTCTTTGCGGCCGACGCCGACGAAGAGCTCTACAAAATCGCCGAGCATGCGCCGGGGAGCGATGTCTATATCCGTCTCATCGTAGAAGTGTCTCAGGCCGATTGGCCGCTCACCCGCAAGTTCGGTTGCGACCGTGATACGGCTCTGCGTCTGTGCGATCTTGCCAAGGAGCTTGGCCTCAATCCTGTGGGCTTCTCGTTCCATGTCGGCTCGCAAACCCGTCAGGCCGCCATGTGGGAGCCTTCGCTCGAAGCGCTGGCCGAGATCTGGCACGCCGCCAAGGCTGCGGGTCATGACCTCACCCTTCTCAACATCGGCGGCGGTTTCCCCGCTTTCTATGATGAAGAGATTCAGGCGCCGACCGACTATGCCGCTGCCGTTATGGAGCTTGTCATCGCCAAGTTCGGCGAAGTCGAACGCATCATGGCCGAGCCTGGTCGCGGTATGGTTGCCGAAGCAGGCGTGATCGTGTCCGAAGTTCTGCTTGTCTCGCGCAAGTCGGACCGCGACATGCACCGCTGGGTTTACCTCTCGATCGGTCGTTTCTCGGGTCTTGCCGAAACCGAAGGCGAGGCGATCCGCTACAAGTTCGAAACCCCGCGTGACGAAGACGCGATGGGTCCCTGCATCATGGCGGGTCCGTCCTGCGACAGCGCCGACGTGCTCTATGAAAAGCGCCCGATGCCGCTTCCGCTCACGCTCAAGGCAGGGGACCGCGTGCTCATCCGCAACACGGGTGCCTATACGTCGACCTATAGCTCGGTCTGCTTCAACGGCTTCCCTCCGCTCGACGTGGTTTGCATTTAA
- the dut gene encoding dUTP diphosphatase: MTPTICLEWLADADRSIPLPAYQTGGAAGADVCANFPTDQREGVTLEPGARVLVPTGLRMEIPEGYEVQVRPRSGLALKHGITLPNTPGTIDSDYRGPLGVIVMNAGSEPFHIAHGDRIAQLVVAPVLQARFEITEGLSETQRGAGGFGSTGVRS, from the coding sequence ATGACCCCGACCATATGTCTTGAGTGGCTTGCGGACGCCGATCGCAGCATTCCCTTGCCCGCCTATCAGACAGGAGGTGCAGCGGGGGCCGATGTCTGCGCCAATTTCCCCACCGATCAAAGGGAAGGCGTCACACTGGAGCCGGGGGCGCGGGTCCTTGTCCCGACGGGGCTGCGGATGGAAATTCCCGAAGGCTACGAGGTGCAGGTGCGGCCGCGTTCGGGGCTTGCACTCAAGCACGGGATTACCCTTCCCAATACGCCGGGCACGATCGACAGCGATTATCGCGGACCCTTGGGGGTTATCGTGATGAATGCTGGGTCCGAGCCGTTCCATATCGCCCATGGCGACCGCATCGCCCAGCTTGTCGTCGCGCCCGTGCTACAAGCCCGTTTCGAAATCACCGAAGGTCTGAGTGAAACCCAGCGCGGTGCGGGCGGTTTCGGCTCTACGGGGGTCAGATCGTGA
- a CDS encoding SH3 domain-containing protein, whose amino-acid sequence MTTLLRWLALALALAASPLPAQEIVRGEVTNLPLPRYVSLKAGEANVRRGPSLSHRIDWIFTRRDMPLQVVAEFENWRRVVDREGLGGWIHFTLLSGVRTVIVDEEMQPVFSRASEDSTQIALLESGVIARLKGCTPTWCEIDADGYDGWVPKSAIWGVDPEEVLE is encoded by the coding sequence ATGACGACCCTCCTTCGCTGGCTGGCCTTGGCTCTTGCACTTGCCGCATCTCCGCTGCCCGCACAGGAGATCGTGCGCGGCGAGGTCACGAACCTTCCGCTTCCGCGCTATGTTTCGCTCAAGGCAGGCGAGGCGAACGTGCGGCGCGGGCCTTCGCTTTCGCATCGGATCGACTGGATCTTCACCCGCCGCGACATGCCGCTTCAGGTCGTGGCCGAATTCGAGAACTGGCGCCGTGTCGTCGACCGCGAGGGGCTTGGCGGCTGGATCCACTTTACGCTTTTGTCGGGTGTGCGCACTGTCATCGTTGACGAAGAAATGCAGCCGGTCTTTTCGCGCGCCAGCGAAGACAGCACCCAGATCGCCCTGTTGGAAAGCGGTGTGATCGCACGTCTCAAAGGCTGCACGCCGACATGGTGCGAGATCGATGCGGACGGCTATGACGGCTGGGTGCCCAAATCGGCGATTTGGGGGGTAGACCCCGAAGAAGTGCTGGAATAA
- a CDS encoding M20 aminoacylase family protein, with the protein MPIKNSFAERLPEIAGWRRHLHENPEILFEVHKTAAFVEERLRAFGCDEVVTGLGRTGVVGVIKGKTDTKGAVIGLRADMDALPIHEETGLPYASKTPGAMHACGHDGHTAMLLGAAQYLCDTRQFNGTVVVIFQPAEEGGGGGREMCADGLMDRFGIQEVYGMHNWPGVPMGTFAIRAGSFFASTDQFKIVIKGRGGHAAKPHDTVDPIVMSAQIVTALQTIASRNVDPVDQVVVSVTSIESSSTAFNVIPQLVTIKGTVRAMTKETRKFAEERLTALARTTALAFGGEAEVNYFHGYPVMVNHPEQTEFAAHVATKVSGSCAEAPMIMGGEDFAYMLEERPGAYILVGNGETAMVHHPEYNFNDEVIPAGSSWWVGLAEERMPIEQA; encoded by the coding sequence ATGCCGATCAAGAACAGCTTTGCCGAACGACTTCCCGAGATTGCGGGGTGGCGTCGGCATTTGCATGAGAACCCCGAGATTCTCTTTGAGGTGCACAAAACGGCGGCCTTCGTAGAAGAGCGTCTGCGTGCCTTTGGCTGTGATGAGGTCGTCACGGGTCTTGGACGCACGGGCGTTGTCGGTGTCATCAAGGGGAAAACCGATACCAAGGGTGCCGTGATCGGTCTGCGAGCCGATATGGACGCACTCCCCATTCACGAGGAAACCGGCCTTCCCTATGCGTCCAAAACGCCGGGGGCCATGCATGCTTGCGGTCATGACGGGCATACGGCGATGCTTTTGGGGGCAGCGCAGTATCTGTGCGATACGCGCCAGTTCAACGGCACGGTCGTGGTGATCTTCCAGCCCGCAGAAGAGGGCGGCGGCGGAGGGCGCGAGATGTGCGCCGATGGCCTTATGGATCGCTTCGGAATTCAGGAAGTGTATGGGATGCACAATTGGCCGGGGGTTCCCATGGGCACTTTTGCCATTCGCGCAGGGTCCTTTTTCGCCTCTACCGACCAGTTCAAGATCGTGATCAAGGGGCGGGGCGGCCATGCTGCGAAACCGCATGATACTGTCGATCCGATTGTCATGTCGGCACAGATTGTGACTGCGCTCCAGACGATTGCCAGCCGCAATGTCGATCCCGTCGATCAGGTGGTGGTTTCTGTGACCTCGATCGAAAGCAGTTCGACCGCGTTCAACGTCATCCCGCAGCTTGTGACGATCAAAGGCACAGTGCGCGCGATGACCAAAGAGACGCGAAAGTTTGCCGAAGAGCGTTTGACCGCCCTCGCGCGGACCACGGCGCTCGCTTTTGGCGGCGAGGCAGAGGTGAATTACTTCCACGGGTATCCCGTCATGGTAAACCATCCCGAACAGACGGAATTCGCGGCCCATGTCGCAACCAAAGTGTCCGGCAGTTGCGCCGAAGCCCCGATGATCATGGGCGGCGAAGACTTTGCCTATATGCTCGAAGAGCGTCCGGGGGCCTATATCCTTGTCGGAAACGGCGAAACGGCGATGGTCCATCACCCTGAATACAACTTCAACGACGAGGTTATTCCTGCCGGTTCGAGCTGGTGGGTCGGGCTTGCCGAAGAACGGATGCCGATCGAACAAGCCTAA
- a CDS encoding DUF3422 domain-containing protein: MTPIEDHPLRYSLVNELHARPFPSMKAPGRAAYLAIKPAQNAAERDRDAERAHLIDLLDRFGASHPQPGATHYFGQIGKYMLKWESHTEFVTYTIIGDGVAERPFDAATFEVFPQDWLNAAPGTRITSALIRVEPLTDDRQIEPKIEDWFVPESLAISRVLEDELVIASDFRIDPKGHMRFAIFARPETGERRIGRVMQRLCEIETYKSMSMLGLARVRDMGPTMNQLEDRLTKLVQGMADEAIQPAETLHQLLEVSAQLEGLIARSSFRFGATTAYELIVNQRIEVLREERFEGRQTFAEFMLRRYDPAMRTVKSSEVRLKAMSDRAIRAGDLLRTRVDVERSAQNQALLTSMDRRSDLQLRLQKTVEGLSVVAISYYALNLVLYMLGPIEKAFDIPKYYIAAAATPVVVLAVWLMLRRIHKHME, from the coding sequence ATGACCCCGATAGAAGATCACCCCCTCCGTTATTCGCTCGTCAACGAGCTTCATGCGCGGCCTTTCCCGTCGATGAAGGCACCGGGGCGCGCGGCTTATCTTGCGATAAAACCAGCACAAAATGCCGCCGAGCGGGATCGGGATGCCGAGCGGGCCCATCTGATCGACCTTCTCGATCGGTTCGGTGCGTCGCACCCGCAACCGGGCGCCACCCATTATTTCGGGCAAATCGGCAAATACATGCTGAAATGGGAGAGCCACACCGAGTTCGTGACCTATACGATCATCGGTGACGGCGTGGCCGAACGCCCCTTTGACGCCGCAACCTTCGAGGTGTTCCCCCAAGACTGGCTCAATGCGGCTCCAGGAACGCGGATCACTTCGGCACTTATCCGTGTCGAACCGCTAACCGACGACCGTCAGATCGAGCCCAAGATCGAAGACTGGTTCGTTCCCGAAAGCCTTGCCATCAGCCGTGTGCTCGAGGACGAATTGGTGATCGCTTCGGATTTTCGCATCGACCCCAAGGGGCACATGCGGTTCGCGATCTTTGCCCGCCCCGAAACAGGAGAGCGTCGCATCGGCCGCGTGATGCAGCGCCTTTGCGAGATCGAGACCTATAAATCCATGTCGATGCTCGGGCTGGCCCGCGTGCGCGACATGGGGCCGACAATGAATCAGCTTGAGGACAGGTTGACCAAACTTGTGCAGGGCATGGCGGACGAGGCGATCCAACCCGCCGAAACCCTTCATCAACTGCTCGAAGTCTCTGCCCAGCTTGAAGGGTTGATTGCGCGCTCGAGCTTTCGGTTCGGGGCAACGACGGCCTATGAATTGATTGTAAACCAGCGGATCGAAGTGCTCCGTGAAGAGCGGTTCGAAGGGCGACAGACCTTTGCCGAGTTCATGCTCCGCCGTTATGATCCCGCGATGCGCACTGTCAAATCCTCGGAAGTGCGGCTCAAAGCCATGTCGGATCGGGCGATCCGTGCGGGTGATTTGCTCCGAACCCGCGTCGACGTTGAACGCTCCGCCCAGAACCAGGCGCTTCTGACCAGTATGGACCGTCGCTCCGATCTTCAGCTCAGGCTCCAGAAAACGGTCGAGGGTCTATCGGTCGTCGCGATCAGCTATTATGCACTCAACCTAGTGCTTTATATGTTGGGTCCGATCGAAAAGGCCTTTGATATTCCCAAGTATTATATCGCGGCAGCGGCCACGCCTGTGGTTGTTCTTGCGGTCTGGCTGATGCTCAGACGCATACATAAACATATGGAATAG
- the moeB gene encoding molybdopterin-synthase adenylyltransferase MoeB, translating to MILVGAMVLALWGIGMLMGAPKKARWVMISILMVGVILVQITFIEGHPLREATGGDVRFWALLIGFAVIIAGYRWLLTKLKAKAKAEATTPIQTGTFSETEINRYARHMIMREIGGQGQKKLKEAKVLVIGAGGLGSPALLYLAAAGVGTIGIVDDDEVEGSNLQRQVIHADSRIGMPKVFSAETAMKDINPFITVKPYQRRLTEKDAEALIGEYDIVLDGTDNFATRYLVNRICAELGKPLVAAAMTQWEGQISLYDPANGAPCYECVFPEAPADGLVPTCAQAGVLGPLPGVIGSLMATEAVKAIVGAGEGLRGRLLIYDALYAEPRVLRTKRREDCPACSKAH from the coding sequence GTGATCCTCGTCGGCGCGATGGTCCTAGCGCTTTGGGGCATCGGTATGCTCATGGGCGCCCCGAAAAAGGCGCGTTGGGTCATGATCTCGATCCTGATGGTCGGGGTCATTCTTGTTCAAATCACCTTTATCGAAGGCCATCCCCTCCGCGAAGCCACAGGCGGTGATGTGCGTTTTTGGGCGCTATTGATCGGCTTTGCGGTGATCATCGCGGGCTATCGCTGGCTTCTGACCAAGCTCAAGGCAAAAGCCAAAGCGGAAGCAACCACCCCGATTCAAACGGGGACCTTCTCGGAAACCGAAATCAACCGCTATGCGCGGCACATGATCATGCGCGAGATCGGCGGTCAGGGGCAGAAAAAGCTCAAGGAAGCCAAGGTTCTGGTGATCGGGGCAGGGGGGCTTGGCTCGCCCGCGCTTCTCTATCTTGCGGCGGCGGGCGTTGGAACCATCGGGATCGTCGATGATGACGAGGTCGAAGGCTCGAACCTTCAGCGCCAAGTGATCCACGCCGACAGCCGCATCGGGATGCCCAAGGTGTTCTCGGCGGAAACCGCGATGAAGGACATCAATCCGTTTATCACCGTGAAACCCTATCAGCGCCGCTTGACCGAAAAGGATGCAGAGGCGCTGATCGGCGAGTATGACATCGTTCTCGACGGGACGGATAACTTTGCGACGCGGTATCTCGTCAACCGTATCTGTGCCGAGCTCGGCAAGCCTTTGGTTGCGGCTGCGATGACGCAATGGGAAGGCCAGATCAGCCTCTATGATCCCGCCAATGGAGCGCCGTGTTACGAATGCGTCTTCCCCGAAGCACCTGCGGATGGATTGGTTCCGACCTGTGCGCAGGCGGGCGTGCTCGGCCCGTTGCCGGGGGTGATCGGATCACTCATGGCCACCGAAGCGGTCAAAGCTATCGTGGGCGCGGGCGAAGGGTTGCGCGGAAGGCTCTTGATTTATGATGCGCTTTACGCAGAGCCACGCGTGCTCAGGACCAAGCGGCGCGAAGATTGCCCCGCTTGCAGCAAGGCTCACTGA
- a CDS encoding D-glycerate dehydrogenase — protein MSGKRLSVVVTRRLPEQIEVRLKELFDVRLRDDDTPLTREQLVEAMRGCDVLVPTVTDKIDNPMLAAAGDRLKLIANYGAGVDHIDVGTARQRGIHVSNTPGVMTEDTADMAMALILAVTRRIPEGLALMQSGEWGGWAPTAMLGGRIAGRRLGILGMGRIGQAVARRAQAFGMTVHYHNRKRLRPEAEEKVGATYWESLDQMVSRVDVLSINCPHTPSTFHLMNARRLKLMKPSAVIVNTSRGEVIDENALTRMLRAGEIAGAGLDVFEHGTEFNPRLRELPNVVLLPHMGSATVEGRLEMGEKVMINIRTFADGHRPPDLVVPSMY, from the coding sequence ATGTCAGGTAAACGTCTGAGTGTTGTCGTCACGCGACGCTTACCCGAACAGATCGAAGTCCGTCTCAAAGAGCTCTTCGATGTGCGCCTTCGTGATGACGACACGCCCTTGACCCGTGAACAACTCGTCGAGGCGATGCGCGGCTGCGATGTTCTTGTGCCCACCGTGACCGACAAGATCGACAATCCGATGCTTGCCGCAGCGGGGGACCGGCTCAAGCTCATCGCAAACTACGGGGCAGGGGTCGACCATATCGACGTTGGCACCGCCCGTCAGCGCGGAATACATGTTTCAAATACTCCGGGCGTGATGACCGAGGATACGGCGGATATGGCGATGGCCCTCATCCTTGCCGTCACCCGCCGCATCCCCGAGGGGCTTGCTCTCATGCAATCGGGCGAATGGGGCGGATGGGCCCCCACTGCAATGCTTGGCGGGCGGATTGCGGGGCGCCGCTTGGGGATTCTCGGGATGGGCCGGATCGGTCAGGCGGTCGCCCGCCGCGCGCAGGCCTTCGGTATGACCGTGCATTATCACAACCGCAAACGTCTTCGCCCCGAGGCCGAGGAGAAAGTCGGCGCGACCTATTGGGAGAGCCTCGACCAGATGGTCTCGCGCGTTGACGTGCTGTCGATCAACTGCCCGCATACGCCGAGCACTTTCCACCTTATGAATGCGCGTCGTCTCAAGCTGATGAAGCCGAGCGCCGTGATCGTGAACACCAGCCGCGGCGAGGTGATCGACGAAAACGCTTTGACACGCATGCTCCGCGCGGGAGAGATCGCGGGTGCAGGGCTTGATGTCTTCGAACACGGGACCGAATTCAATCCGCGCCTGCGCGAGTTGCCCAATGTGGTGCTCTTGCCGCATATGGGCTCGGCCACGGTCGAGGGGCGTCTGGAGATGGGCGAAAAGGTGATGATCAACATCCGCACCTTTGCTGACGGGCACCGTCCGCCCGATCTTGTCGTCCCGTCGATGTATTGA
- a CDS encoding pyridoxamine 5'-phosphate oxidase family protein yields MAKQFPAFSEDHRSFIAAQHIYFVATAANEGRVNLSPKGGDSLRVTGDTQLVWRNITGSGNETAGHLLENARMTVMWCGFETRPLILRAYGRARAVHDGDADWAALDALFPAHDGARNIFVMDVDLVQSSCGYQVPYFDFKDERATLGTWTETKGREGIKAYWAEKNTKTIDGKPTGIEDYL; encoded by the coding sequence ATGGCCAAACAGTTCCCTGCCTTTTCCGAGGATCACCGCAGCTTTATCGCGGCGCAGCACATCTATTTCGTTGCGACTGCAGCCAATGAAGGCCGCGTGAACCTCTCGCCAAAGGGCGGGGACTCGCTTCGTGTGACGGGCGACACTCAACTCGTCTGGCGCAATATCACAGGCAGCGGCAACGAAACGGCGGGCCACCTTCTCGAGAATGCGCGCATGACCGTCATGTGGTGCGGCTTTGAAACGCGTCCCCTGATCCTTCGGGCCTATGGCAGGGCCCGCGCCGTGCATGACGGGGATGCGGATTGGGCCGCGCTCGATGCGCTTTTCCCCGCCCACGACGGGGCACGCAATATCTTTGTAATGGATGTCGATCTGGTCCAGAGTTCATGCGGGTATCAGGTGCCCTATTTCGATTTCAAAGACGAACGCGCCACGCTCGGCACATGGACCGAAACCAAGGGCCGCGAGGGGATCAAAGCCTATTGGGCCGAGAAAAACACCAAAACCATCGACGGAAAGCCGACAGGCATCGAGGACTATCTATGA
- a CDS encoding D-galactarate dehydratase has product MAPLLAACSSPSLSRFGPSEGAAPVFGAPEAVSVQTLDPTPAPEPPKSARTAAEFDTTSQEDREAALAKPVNAEAELGTTLATLGSPADPGIWLKTPLVDELVMGRVLYKGASVNLELRPSGGAQGSGSQISLAAMRLLDAPLTGIIELNVFSGG; this is encoded by the coding sequence GTGGCGCCTTTGCTAGCGGCCTGTTCGTCTCCTTCGCTTTCTCGGTTCGGCCCGAGCGAAGGCGCTGCACCTGTCTTTGGGGCACCCGAGGCGGTTTCGGTGCAAACGCTCGACCCCACACCTGCGCCCGAGCCTCCGAAATCCGCGCGCACCGCCGCTGAATTTGACACCACAAGCCAAGAGGACAGAGAGGCCGCGCTGGCCAAGCCTGTGAATGCGGAAGCCGAACTCGGAACGACTTTGGCCACGCTCGGATCGCCCGCCGATCCCGGGATCTGGCTCAAGACGCCGCTAGTGGACGAGCTGGTGATGGGACGCGTGCTCTACAAGGGCGCTTCGGTGAACCTCGAGCTGCGCCCCTCGGGCGGGGCACAAGGATCAGGCAGCCAGATCAGCCTTGCCGCTATGCGGCTTCTCGATGCTCCGCTCACGGGGATCATCGAACTCAACGTCTTTTCAGGGGGTTAG
- a CDS encoding pseudouridine synthase: MAKLVLFNKPFDVLSQFTDTKNPTPRATLSDYIKIKGVYPAGRLDRDSEGLMLLTDDGRLQAQYSNPRFATEKTYLAQVEGAPTDADLDPLRRGVTLNDGPTRPAKARLIDPPSIWERDPPVRYRKSIPDQWIELTIAEGRNRQVRRMTAAIGFPTLRLIRWSIGPYTVADLDVGEYEVKEAMLTPKAASAPKPRRPEGQRPRHNRGQ, encoded by the coding sequence ATGGCCAAACTCGTTCTTTTCAACAAACCCTTCGACGTTCTCTCGCAGTTCACGGATACCAAAAATCCGACACCGCGCGCGACGCTTTCCGACTATATCAAGATCAAGGGGGTCTATCCCGCTGGTCGTCTTGATCGCGACAGCGAGGGGTTGATGCTTTTGACGGATGACGGTCGGCTTCAGGCGCAATATTCGAATCCACGGTTCGCGACCGAAAAGACCTATCTGGCGCAGGTCGAAGGCGCGCCGACAGATGCCGATCTGGACCCGTTGCGGCGCGGGGTGACGCTGAATGATGGGCCGACCCGCCCCGCCAAAGCGCGTCTCATCGATCCGCCAAGCATCTGGGAGCGTGATCCGCCCGTCAGATACCGTAAATCGATTCCCGATCAATGGATCGAGTTGACCATCGCGGAGGGACGGAACCGTCAGGTGCGGCGCATGACGGCCGCCATCGGTTTTCCGACCCTACGCCTCATCCGCTGGTCGATCGGGCCCTATACCGTGGCCGATCTCGATGTCGGAGAATACGAGGTCAAAGAAGCGATGCTGACACCGAAAGCCGCTTCAGCGCCCAAACCACGACGGCCAGAGGGCCAAAGACCGCGCCACAATCGGGGTCAGTGA
- a CDS encoding DNA alkylation repair protein gives METGATSVNIDQALTALEALADAEKAPELLAYHKVERPYLGVSNPQIDDLTKEWRAACTLEERLELASALWATNIHEARIAAAKLLTQARIRPDDTAAWELIKSWVPDFDAWAIADHVAIAGQKRLSADPTRLDEIEPWTVSPHMWSRRAVLVMTLPWTKITHPKPEEIAARERILSWAAGYVDDREWFIQKAIGWWLRDLGKRDPERVKAFIADYGPRMKAFARKEALRQLKD, from the coding sequence ATGGAAACTGGAGCAACCTCGGTGAACATCGACCAAGCGCTAACCGCACTCGAAGCACTCGCCGACGCGGAAAAGGCACCCGAGCTACTTGCCTATCACAAGGTGGAGCGCCCCTATCTCGGCGTGAGCAATCCCCAGATCGACGATCTCACCAAGGAATGGCGCGCGGCATGCACTCTCGAGGAACGACTAGAGCTCGCATCTGCGCTCTGGGCCACCAACATCCACGAGGCACGCATCGCAGCGGCGAAACTTCTGACCCAAGCCCGTATCCGACCCGACGACACGGCCGCATGGGAGTTGATCAAGTCCTGGGTGCCCGACTTCGACGCTTGGGCGATTGCCGATCATGTCGCCATCGCGGGCCAAAAGCGCCTGAGCGCTGATCCGACGCGATTGGACGAGATCGAACCGTGGACCGTCTCCCCGCATATGTGGTCGCGCCGAGCGGTGCTTGTCATGACGCTCCCTTGGACCAAGATCACCCACCCCAAACCCGAAGAGATCGCGGCGCGCGAGCGTATCCTGTCTTGGGCGGCGGGGTATGTGGACGACCGCGAGTGGTTCATCCAAAAGGCCATCGGGTGGTGGCTGCGGGATCTGGGCAAGCGCGACCCCGAGCGCGTCAAAGCCTTTATCGCGGACTACGGCCCGCGGATGAAAGCCTTTGCCCGCAAAGAAGCGCTGCGTCAGCTCAAGGACTAA